One genomic segment of Paenibacillus durus includes these proteins:
- a CDS encoding AAA family ATPase → MNAETLGEIIAQYYIVSFFKGGIDIKIRIIGACGSGKTSIAKELSKRYGINYYETDNLVWERNADNRKNSIDVRDSMLNEILEEESWIIEGVHYKWGQDSFKKADLIFLLRPNKYLRDFRVIRRFVRTRLGFEQWNYKQTVKNLYTMIFEWNRSYDKKGIKDILELTDECSKKRVIIRDGKDIFKYIEGHFMGVSGRQ, encoded by the coding sequence GTGAATGCGGAAACGTTAGGTGAAATCATTGCACAATATTATATTGTAAGCTTTTTCAAGGGAGGGATTGACATAAAAATCCGAATCATTGGGGCTTGTGGAAGTGGTAAAACATCTATTGCGAAAGAATTGTCAAAGAGGTATGGAATAAATTACTATGAAACTGACAATCTAGTTTGGGAACGAAATGCCGATAACCGTAAAAACTCGATTGATGTAAGGGATTCAATGCTGAATGAAATACTGGAAGAAGAATCATGGATTATTGAAGGTGTTCATTACAAGTGGGGACAAGACAGCTTTAAGAAAGCAGATCTAATTTTTTTATTAAGACCTAATAAATACCTGAGGGATTTTAGAGTCATAAGGCGATTTGTAAGAACACGACTGGGTTTTGAGCAATGGAACTATAAGCAAACAGTAAAGAACCTATATACAATGATTTTTGAATGGAATCGAAGTTACGATAAGAAAGGCATAAAAGACATTTTAGAATTGACTGACGAATGTTCAAAGAAGCGAGTTATTATAAGGGATGGTAAGGACATATTTAAATACATAGAAGGACATTTTATGGGTGTTTCAGGAAGGCAATGA
- a CDS encoding GNAT family N-acetyltransferase — protein sequence MVEFPKIETKRLLLRELTLLDAKLVLRHFSDSEVTRYMDIEVCQDIREAEEIIQFHIDDAGCRYGIFDRTNNELVGTCGFHCWEKGQNSRAEIGFDLSSRYWGQGLMQEALEEVIRMGFDIMDLTYIEATVENENIRSRRLLNKMNFIKQVELKDNLDYYILMKQA from the coding sequence ATGGTGGAATTCCCAAAGATTGAAACGAAAAGATTGTTACTGAGGGAACTGACTTTATTGGATGCTAAATTGGTTCTCCGGCACTTCTCCGATTCAGAAGTAACACGATATATGGATATAGAGGTATGTCAAGATATCAGAGAAGCAGAGGAGATAATACAATTTCATATAGATGATGCAGGGTGCAGATACGGGATTTTTGATAGGACTAATAATGAATTGGTTGGAACGTGTGGGTTCCATTGTTGGGAAAAAGGACAAAATTCAAGAGCAGAAATTGGATTTGATTTATCGTCTAGATATTGGGGACAAGGCTTAATGCAAGAAGCATTAGAAGAAGTTATTAGAATGGGTTTTGATATTATGGATTTAACCTATATTGAAGCAACCGTCGAAAATGAAAATATACGCTCACGAAGATTACTTAACAAAATGAATTTTATAAAACAAGTAGAATTGAAGGATAATCTAGATTATTACATATTAATGAAGCAAGCGTGA